Proteins co-encoded in one Chroicocephalus ridibundus chromosome 6, bChrRid1.1, whole genome shotgun sequence genomic window:
- the TRPM2 gene encoding transient receptor potential cation channel subfamily M member 2 isoform X3, which produces MAACGRRTKVLPSEVIKVCPERGDDPATHPKKMSDFEVVPNLQQSSSSVSKSRRKAHFPAGSNEKENLISWIPENIRKKECTYFVESSRTSDSGRIVCECGYLREQHLEDAAKPPIFLGKEWDPSRHIQEMPTDAFGDIHFTGLGQKTGKYVRVSSDTPPRVIYHLMTQHWGLDAPNLLISVTGGAKNFIMKPRLKNIFRQGLVKVAQTTGAWIITGGSHAGVMKQVGEAVRDFILSGSHKEGEIVTIGIATWGTVYNRESLICPMGGFPAEYVLDEENQGSLSCLDSNHSHFILVDDGTHGRYGVEITLRTRLEKFISEQTKVKGGVAIKIPIVCVVLEGGPGTLDTIYNAITNGTPCVIVEGSGRVADVIAQVANLPVSKITIALIQKKLSVFFHDTYELFTESKLVEWTKKIQDIVRSRQLLTIFREGKYGQQDVDVAILQALFKASRNQDHFGHENWDHQLKLAVAWNRVDIARSEIFTDDHEWKPTDLHPVMAAALISNKPEFVKLFLEQGVRLKEFVTWDTLVYLYDNMAPSCLFHSKLQKVLLEEREHTAGSKMPRIQLHHVSQVLRELLGCSTQPLYPKPKHTERPRLSIPVPHIKLNVQGSSLRSLYKRSAGRVIFTMDPVRDLLIWAVVQNRKELAEIIWAQSQDCMVAALACSKILKELAKEEEDTDTTDDMLALAEQYEQKAIGVFTDCYRKDEERAQKLLTRVSEAWGKTTCLQLALEAKNMNFVSHGGVQAFLTKVWWGKMCVDNGLWRVIACMLFFPLLYTSLITFREKRLQPAGCLTRLRAFFTAPVVIFLMNILSYFTFLLLFAYVLMVDFQPSPSWREYLVYFWLFSLVCEETRQLLYDPDGFGVVKMASLYFKDFWNKLDVCAILVFITGLACRLIPSTLYPGRIILSLAFIIFCLRLMHIFTVSKTLGPKIIIVKRMLKDVFFFLFLLAVWVVSFGVAKQAILIHNEERVEWLFRGVVYHSYLTIFGQIPSYIDGVNFNIDQCSPNGTDPYKPKCPETNEDSKKPIFPEWLTVILLCLYLLFTNILLLNLLIAMFNYTFQQVQEHTDQIWKFQRHDLIEEYHGRPPAPPPFILLNHLQILVRRCLLRRPSTRHKQLKEKLEKNEEAALLSWEMYLKENYLQHQQCQEKQNTEQKIRDIAERVDVLAELLDLDRVKRTGLVEQRLVSLEDQVHQTAQALRWIMQALQGNGFGSGEDVPPVGSSKASEMKEVDLEGKAEESRPPYHVLARNLLYPGSHTLRFPVPDEKVPWEVDFPLYDPPAYSADHKDMAVQDPFSPSLESLLKINYNTMDGLIDRQSFHGLYAVQDGLPLWRRNLDGSIIRKSLKKMLEVLVAQYPLSDVWALPGGSLEPGETLPLKLKWILRREFWPQFQNLLKQGTEVHKGYLDDPRNTDNAWVETVAVSVHFDNQNDVEMKRLNSFLQGCDPELCVRWQVLDKRIPLHANHKELLHKVSTLLGAYY; this is translated from the exons ATGGCCGCGTGTGGCCGGCGTACCAAGGTGCTACCCTCCGAAGTGATCAAAGTGTGCCCCGAGAGAGGAGACGACCCCGCCACGCACCCCAAGAAGATGAGCGACTTCGAGGTGGTCCCCAacctccagcagagcagcagcagcgtctCGAAGAGCAGGCGGAAGGCACATTTCCCCGCTGGCAGCAATGAAAAG GAAAATCTCATCTCGTGGATTCCTGAAAACATCCGTAAGAAAGAGTGCACCTACTTTGTTGAAAGCTCCCGGACATCAGATTCTGG GAGGATTGTGTGCGAGTGCGGCTACCTCAGGGAACAGCACCTGGAGGATGCTGCCAAACCTCCCATCTTCCTGGGGAAGGAGTGGGACCCCAGCAGGCACATCCAGGAAATGCCGACAGATGCCTTCGGTGACATCCACTTCACGGGCCTGGGGCAGAAGACGGGGAAG TATGTGCGCGTCTCCTCAGATACCCCTCCACGGGTCATCTACCACCTCATGACACAGCACTGGGGCCTCGATGCACCCAACCTGCTCATCTCAGTCACCGGAGGAGCCAAAAACTTCATCATGAAGCCAAGACTGAAGAACATCTTCCGGCAAGGGCTTGTCAAAGTGGCCCAGACCACTG GGGCCTGGATCATCACAGGGGGGTCCCACGCTGGTGTGATGAAACAGGTGGGAGAAGCAGTGCGAGACTTCATCCTGAGCGGCAGCCACAAGGAGGGCGAGATTGTCACCATTGGCATAGCCACCTGGGGGACCGTGTACAACCGAGAGAGCCTCATCTGCCCCATG GGTGGCTTTCCAGCTGAGTACGTATTGGATGAGGAGAACCAAGGCAGCCTGTCATGCCTGGACAGCAATCACTCCCACTTCATCCTGGTGGACGATGGCACCCACGGGAGGTACGGGGTGGAAATCACCCTGAGGACCAGACTGGAGAAGTTCATTTCAGAGCAGACCAAGGTGAAAGGAG GCGTCGCCATCAAGATCCCCATCGTGTGCGTGGTGCTGGAAGGAGGCCCCGGGACACTCGAC ACCATCTACAACGCCATCACCAACGGGACCCCCTGTGTGATTGTGGAAGGGTCTGGGCGTGTGGCCGATGTCATCGCGCAGGTGGCCAACCTGCCTGTGTCCAAGATAACCATTGCATTGATCCAGAAGAAGCTGAGTGTGTTCTTCCACGACACCTATGAGCTCTTCACTGAGAGCAAGCTGGTGGAGTGGACCAAGAAG ATCCAAGACATAGTGCGGAGCCGTCAGCTCCTGACCATTTTCAGAGAGGGCAAATATGGCCAGCAGGACGTGGATGTGGCCATCCTCCAGGCCTTGTTCAAAG CATCCCGAAACCAGGACCATTTTGGCCATGAGAACTGGGACCATCAGCTGAAGTTAGCTGTGGCCTGGAACAGGGTGGATATTGCTCGCAGTGAGATCTTCACGGACGACCATGAGTGGAAG CCCACAGATCTCCACCCCGTGATGGCAGCTGCCCTGATCTCCAACAAGCCAGAGTTTGTGAAGCTGTTCCTGGAGCAGGGAGTGCGTCTCAAGGAGTTTGTCACCTGGGACACCCTGGTTTACCTCTACGACAACATGGCCCCATCCTGCCTCTTCCACAGCAAGCTGCAGAAGGTCCTTCTGGAGGAGAGAGAGCACACAGCTGGCTCTAAAATGCCAAGAATCCAACTGCATCATGTCTCCCAggtgctgcgggagctgctgggctgctccaCGCAGCCTCTCTACCCCAAGCCCAAGCACACGGAGCGGCCCCGGCTCTCCATCCCCGTCCCACACATCAAGCTGAAT GTTCAGGGGTCAAGTCTCCGGTCCCTCTACAAGCGCTCTGCCGGCCGAGTCATCTTCACCATGGACCCAGTCCGCGACCTGCTTATCTGGGCTGTGGTCCAGAACCGCAAGGAGCTGGCAGAAATCATCTGGGCCCAG AGCCAGGACTGCATGGTGGCCGCGCTGGCCTGCAGCAAAATCCTGAAGGAGCTCgccaaggaggaggaagacacTGACACCACCGATGACATGCTGGCCCTGGCCGAGCAGTACGAGCAGAAGGCGATCG GTGTGTTCACAGACTGCTACCGCAAGGATGAAGAGAGAGCCCAGAAGCTCCTCACCCGTGTCTCTGAGGCCTGGGGGAAGACAACCTGTCTGCAGTTGGCATTGGAGGCCAAGAACATGAATTTTGTGTCCCATGGGGGTGTCCAG GCCTTTCTAACCAAAGTCTGGTGGGGGAAGATGTGCGTGGACAATGGGCTTTGGCGGGTGATTGCCTGCATGCTCTTCTTCCCACTTCTCTACACCAGCCTCATCACCTTCAG ggagaagaggctgcagcccgcaggctgcCTGACGCGCCTCCGAGCCTTCTTCACGGCACCTGTTGTCATCTTCCTTATGAACATCCTCTCTTActtcaccttcctcctgctcttcgCCTACGTCCTAATGGTTGACTTCCAGCCGTCGCCATCCTGGCGGGAGTACCTCGTCTACTTCTGGCTCTTCTCTCTGGTGTGCGAGGAGACCCGCCAG CTCTTGTACGATCCAGATGGGTTTGGGGTTGTGAAAATGGCTTCCCTGTACTTCAAGGACTTCTGGAATAAGCTGGATGTCTGCGCCATCCTAGTCTTTATCACAGGGCTGGCTTGCAG GCTGATCCCATCAACTTTATATCCCGGGCGCATCATACTGTCCCTGGCTTTTATCATTTTCTGCCTGCGACTGATGCACATTTTCACAGTCAGTAAAACGCTGGGGCCCAAGATCATCATTGTGAAGCGCATG CTGAAGGAtgtcttcttcttcctcttcctgctaGCAGTGTGGGTGGTGTCCTTTGGGGTTGCCAAACAGGCCATCCTGATCCACAACGAGGAACGCGTGGAGTGGCTTTTCCGTGGGGTGGTCTaccactcctacctgaccatctTTGGCCAGATTCCCTCCTACATTGATG GGGTCAACTTCAACATTGACCAGTGCAGCCCCAACGGGACCGACCCCTACAAGCCCAAGTGCCCAGAGACAAATGAGGACAGCAAGAAACCTATCTTCCCAGAGTGGCTGACGGTCATCTTACTGTGCCTGTACCTGCTCTTCACCAACATCCTCCTCCTCAACCTCCTCATCGCCATGTTCAA ctACACCTTCCAGCAGGTCCAGGAGCACACGGACCAGATCTGGAAGTTCCAGCGGCACGATCTGATTGAGGAGTACCATGGCCGCCCGCCCGCACCTCCACCCTTCATCCTCCTCAACCACCTGCAGATCCTGGTCCGGCGATGCTTGCTCCGCAGGCCATCCACCCGCCACAAACAGCTCA aagagaagctggagaagaacgAAGAAGCTGCCCTCCTCTCTTGGGAGATGTACCTGAAGGAGAACTACCTGCAGCACCAGCAGTGCCAGGAGAAGCAGAACACGGAGCAGAAGATTCGAGACATTGCAGAGAG GGTTGACGtactggcagagctgctggactTGGACCGGGTGAAGAGGACGGGGCTGGTGGAGCAGAGACTGGTCTCTCTAGAAGACCAG GTCCATCAGACTGCCCAGGCCCTGAGGTGGATAATGCAGGCGCTGCAGGGCAATGGCTTTGGCTCGGGCGAGGACGTGCCACCTGTGG GCTCCAGCAAAGCCTCGGAGATGAAGGAGGTTGACCTGGAGGGGAAAGCCGAGGAGAGCCGGCCCCCGTACCACGTGCTTGCCCGAAACCTCCTGTACCCAGGGTCTCACACCCTCCGCTTCCCTGTGCCGGATGAGAAGGTGCCCTGGGAG GTGGACTTCCCGCTCTATGACCCTCCTGCCTACTCGGCCGACCACAAGGACATGGCTGTGCAGGACCCGTTCAGCCC CTCCTTGGAGTCTCTCCTGAAGATCAACTACAACACCATGGATGGGCTGATCGACCGGCAGAGCTTCCACGGCCTCTATGCCGTGCAGGATGGGCTGCCGCT ctggaggaggaaTTTGGATGGGTCCATCATAAGGAAGAGCCTGAAGAAGATGCTGGAAGTCCTAGTGGCCCAGTACCCGCTGTCAGATGtctgggctctgcctggg GGGTCACTGGAGCCGGGCGAGACACTGCCACTGAAGCTCAAGTGGATCCTGCGCCGGGAGTTCTGGCCCCAGTTCCAGAACTTGCTGAAACAAGGCACTGAG GTACACAAGGGGTACCTCGATGACCCCCGCAACACGGATAATGCCTGGGTCGAGACGGTGGCCGTCAGTGTCCACTTCGACAACCAGAACGATGTGGAGATGAAGCGGCTGAATTCG TTCCTCCAAGGCTGCGACCCGGAGCTGTGCGTCCGCTGGCAGGTGCTGGACAAGAGGATCCCCCTGCACGCCAACCACAAGGAGCTCCTGCACAAGGTCTCAACTCTCCTCGGCGCCTATTACTGA
- the TRPM2 gene encoding transient receptor potential cation channel subfamily M member 2 isoform X1, whose translation MAACGRRTKVLPSEVIKVCPERGDDPATHPKKMSDFEVVPNLQQSSSSVSKSRRKAHFPAGSNEKENLISWIPENIRKKECTYFVESSRTSDSGRIVCECGYLREQHLEDAAKPPIFLGKEWDPSRHIQEMPTDAFGDIHFTGLGQKTGKYVRVSSDTPPRVIYHLMTQHWGLDAPNLLISVTGGAKNFIMKPRLKNIFRQGLVKVAQTTGAWIITGGSHAGVMKQVGEAVRDFILSGSHKEGEIVTIGIATWGTVYNRESLICPMGGFPAEYVLDEENQGSLSCLDSNHSHFILVDDGTHGRYGVEITLRTRLEKFISEQTKVKGGVAIKIPIVCVVLEGGPGTLDTIYNAITNGTPCVIVEGSGRVADVIAQVANLPVSKITIALIQKKLSVFFHDTYELFTESKLVEWTKKIQDIVRSRQLLTIFREGKYGQQDVDVAILQALFKASRNQDHFGHENWDHQLKLAVAWNRVDIARSEIFTDDHEWKPTDLHPVMAAALISNKPEFVKLFLEQGVRLKEFVTWDTLVYLYDNMAPSCLFHSKLQKVLLEEREHTAGSKMPRIQLHHVSQVLRELLGCSTQPLYPKPKHTERPRLSIPVPHIKLNVQGSSLRSLYKRSAGRVIFTMDPVRDLLIWAVVQNRKELAEIIWAQSQDCMVAALACSKILKELAKEEEDTDTTDDMLALAEQYEQKAIGVFTDCYRKDEERAQKLLTRVSEAWGKTTCLQLALEAKNMNFVSHGGVQAFLTKVWWGKMCVDNGLWRVIACMLFFPLLYTSLITFRYFLQPGHAYTKAGWEKLPWHFPEHLSPTSTPAPHREKRLQPAGCLTRLRAFFTAPVVIFLMNILSYFTFLLLFAYVLMVDFQPSPSWREYLVYFWLFSLVCEETRQLLYDPDGFGVVKMASLYFKDFWNKLDVCAILVFITGLACRLIPSTLYPGRIILSLAFIIFCLRLMHIFTVSKTLGPKIIIVKRMLKDVFFFLFLLAVWVVSFGVAKQAILIHNEERVEWLFRGVVYHSYLTIFGQIPSYIDGVNFNIDQCSPNGTDPYKPKCPETNEDSKKPIFPEWLTVILLCLYLLFTNILLLNLLIAMFNYTFQQVQEHTDQIWKFQRHDLIEEYHGRPPAPPPFILLNHLQILVRRCLLRRPSTRHKQLKEKLEKNEEAALLSWEMYLKENYLQHQQCQEKQNTEQKIRDIAERVDVLAELLDLDRVKRTGLVEQRLVSLEDQVHQTAQALRWIMQALQGNGFGSGEDVPPVGSSKASEMKEVDLEGKAEESRPPYHVLARNLLYPGSHTLRFPVPDEKVPWEVDFPLYDPPAYSADHKDMAVQDPFSPSLESLLKINYNTMDGLIDRQSFHGLYAVQDGLPLNPMGRTGLRGRGRLHCFGPNHALHPVVTRWRRNLDGSIIRKSLKKMLEVLVAQYPLSDVWALPGGSLEPGETLPLKLKWILRREFWPQFQNLLKQGTEVHKGYLDDPRNTDNAWVETVAVSVHFDNQNDVEMKRLNSFLQGCDPELCVRWQVLDKRIPLHANHKELLHKVSTLLGAYY comes from the exons ATGGCCGCGTGTGGCCGGCGTACCAAGGTGCTACCCTCCGAAGTGATCAAAGTGTGCCCCGAGAGAGGAGACGACCCCGCCACGCACCCCAAGAAGATGAGCGACTTCGAGGTGGTCCCCAacctccagcagagcagcagcagcgtctCGAAGAGCAGGCGGAAGGCACATTTCCCCGCTGGCAGCAATGAAAAG GAAAATCTCATCTCGTGGATTCCTGAAAACATCCGTAAGAAAGAGTGCACCTACTTTGTTGAAAGCTCCCGGACATCAGATTCTGG GAGGATTGTGTGCGAGTGCGGCTACCTCAGGGAACAGCACCTGGAGGATGCTGCCAAACCTCCCATCTTCCTGGGGAAGGAGTGGGACCCCAGCAGGCACATCCAGGAAATGCCGACAGATGCCTTCGGTGACATCCACTTCACGGGCCTGGGGCAGAAGACGGGGAAG TATGTGCGCGTCTCCTCAGATACCCCTCCACGGGTCATCTACCACCTCATGACACAGCACTGGGGCCTCGATGCACCCAACCTGCTCATCTCAGTCACCGGAGGAGCCAAAAACTTCATCATGAAGCCAAGACTGAAGAACATCTTCCGGCAAGGGCTTGTCAAAGTGGCCCAGACCACTG GGGCCTGGATCATCACAGGGGGGTCCCACGCTGGTGTGATGAAACAGGTGGGAGAAGCAGTGCGAGACTTCATCCTGAGCGGCAGCCACAAGGAGGGCGAGATTGTCACCATTGGCATAGCCACCTGGGGGACCGTGTACAACCGAGAGAGCCTCATCTGCCCCATG GGTGGCTTTCCAGCTGAGTACGTATTGGATGAGGAGAACCAAGGCAGCCTGTCATGCCTGGACAGCAATCACTCCCACTTCATCCTGGTGGACGATGGCACCCACGGGAGGTACGGGGTGGAAATCACCCTGAGGACCAGACTGGAGAAGTTCATTTCAGAGCAGACCAAGGTGAAAGGAG GCGTCGCCATCAAGATCCCCATCGTGTGCGTGGTGCTGGAAGGAGGCCCCGGGACACTCGAC ACCATCTACAACGCCATCACCAACGGGACCCCCTGTGTGATTGTGGAAGGGTCTGGGCGTGTGGCCGATGTCATCGCGCAGGTGGCCAACCTGCCTGTGTCCAAGATAACCATTGCATTGATCCAGAAGAAGCTGAGTGTGTTCTTCCACGACACCTATGAGCTCTTCACTGAGAGCAAGCTGGTGGAGTGGACCAAGAAG ATCCAAGACATAGTGCGGAGCCGTCAGCTCCTGACCATTTTCAGAGAGGGCAAATATGGCCAGCAGGACGTGGATGTGGCCATCCTCCAGGCCTTGTTCAAAG CATCCCGAAACCAGGACCATTTTGGCCATGAGAACTGGGACCATCAGCTGAAGTTAGCTGTGGCCTGGAACAGGGTGGATATTGCTCGCAGTGAGATCTTCACGGACGACCATGAGTGGAAG CCCACAGATCTCCACCCCGTGATGGCAGCTGCCCTGATCTCCAACAAGCCAGAGTTTGTGAAGCTGTTCCTGGAGCAGGGAGTGCGTCTCAAGGAGTTTGTCACCTGGGACACCCTGGTTTACCTCTACGACAACATGGCCCCATCCTGCCTCTTCCACAGCAAGCTGCAGAAGGTCCTTCTGGAGGAGAGAGAGCACACAGCTGGCTCTAAAATGCCAAGAATCCAACTGCATCATGTCTCCCAggtgctgcgggagctgctgggctgctccaCGCAGCCTCTCTACCCCAAGCCCAAGCACACGGAGCGGCCCCGGCTCTCCATCCCCGTCCCACACATCAAGCTGAAT GTTCAGGGGTCAAGTCTCCGGTCCCTCTACAAGCGCTCTGCCGGCCGAGTCATCTTCACCATGGACCCAGTCCGCGACCTGCTTATCTGGGCTGTGGTCCAGAACCGCAAGGAGCTGGCAGAAATCATCTGGGCCCAG AGCCAGGACTGCATGGTGGCCGCGCTGGCCTGCAGCAAAATCCTGAAGGAGCTCgccaaggaggaggaagacacTGACACCACCGATGACATGCTGGCCCTGGCCGAGCAGTACGAGCAGAAGGCGATCG GTGTGTTCACAGACTGCTACCGCAAGGATGAAGAGAGAGCCCAGAAGCTCCTCACCCGTGTCTCTGAGGCCTGGGGGAAGACAACCTGTCTGCAGTTGGCATTGGAGGCCAAGAACATGAATTTTGTGTCCCATGGGGGTGTCCAG GCCTTTCTAACCAAAGTCTGGTGGGGGAAGATGTGCGTGGACAATGGGCTTTGGCGGGTGATTGCCTGCATGCTCTTCTTCCCACTTCTCTACACCAGCCTCATCACCTTCAGGTACTTCTTGCAGCCGGGGCATGCGTACACCAAGGCTGGCTGGGAGAAGCTGCCGTGGCATTTTCCTGAGCATCTGAGCCCCACTTccacccctgctccccacagggagaagaggctgcagcccgcaggctgcCTGACGCGCCTCCGAGCCTTCTTCACGGCACCTGTTGTCATCTTCCTTATGAACATCCTCTCTTActtcaccttcctcctgctcttcgCCTACGTCCTAATGGTTGACTTCCAGCCGTCGCCATCCTGGCGGGAGTACCTCGTCTACTTCTGGCTCTTCTCTCTGGTGTGCGAGGAGACCCGCCAG CTCTTGTACGATCCAGATGGGTTTGGGGTTGTGAAAATGGCTTCCCTGTACTTCAAGGACTTCTGGAATAAGCTGGATGTCTGCGCCATCCTAGTCTTTATCACAGGGCTGGCTTGCAG GCTGATCCCATCAACTTTATATCCCGGGCGCATCATACTGTCCCTGGCTTTTATCATTTTCTGCCTGCGACTGATGCACATTTTCACAGTCAGTAAAACGCTGGGGCCCAAGATCATCATTGTGAAGCGCATG CTGAAGGAtgtcttcttcttcctcttcctgctaGCAGTGTGGGTGGTGTCCTTTGGGGTTGCCAAACAGGCCATCCTGATCCACAACGAGGAACGCGTGGAGTGGCTTTTCCGTGGGGTGGTCTaccactcctacctgaccatctTTGGCCAGATTCCCTCCTACATTGATG GGGTCAACTTCAACATTGACCAGTGCAGCCCCAACGGGACCGACCCCTACAAGCCCAAGTGCCCAGAGACAAATGAGGACAGCAAGAAACCTATCTTCCCAGAGTGGCTGACGGTCATCTTACTGTGCCTGTACCTGCTCTTCACCAACATCCTCCTCCTCAACCTCCTCATCGCCATGTTCAA ctACACCTTCCAGCAGGTCCAGGAGCACACGGACCAGATCTGGAAGTTCCAGCGGCACGATCTGATTGAGGAGTACCATGGCCGCCCGCCCGCACCTCCACCCTTCATCCTCCTCAACCACCTGCAGATCCTGGTCCGGCGATGCTTGCTCCGCAGGCCATCCACCCGCCACAAACAGCTCA aagagaagctggagaagaacgAAGAAGCTGCCCTCCTCTCTTGGGAGATGTACCTGAAGGAGAACTACCTGCAGCACCAGCAGTGCCAGGAGAAGCAGAACACGGAGCAGAAGATTCGAGACATTGCAGAGAG GGTTGACGtactggcagagctgctggactTGGACCGGGTGAAGAGGACGGGGCTGGTGGAGCAGAGACTGGTCTCTCTAGAAGACCAG GTCCATCAGACTGCCCAGGCCCTGAGGTGGATAATGCAGGCGCTGCAGGGCAATGGCTTTGGCTCGGGCGAGGACGTGCCACCTGTGG GCTCCAGCAAAGCCTCGGAGATGAAGGAGGTTGACCTGGAGGGGAAAGCCGAGGAGAGCCGGCCCCCGTACCACGTGCTTGCCCGAAACCTCCTGTACCCAGGGTCTCACACCCTCCGCTTCCCTGTGCCGGATGAGAAGGTGCCCTGGGAG GTGGACTTCCCGCTCTATGACCCTCCTGCCTACTCGGCCGACCACAAGGACATGGCTGTGCAGGACCCGTTCAGCCC CTCCTTGGAGTCTCTCCTGAAGATCAACTACAACACCATGGATGGGCTGATCGACCGGCAGAGCTTCCACGGCCTCTATGCCGTGCAGGATGGGCTGCCGCT GAACCCCATGGGCAGGACGGGGCTGCGAGGCCGTGGGAGGCTGCACTGCTTTGGGCCCAACCATGCCCTGCACCCCGTTGTGACCCG ctggaggaggaaTTTGGATGGGTCCATCATAAGGAAGAGCCTGAAGAAGATGCTGGAAGTCCTAGTGGCCCAGTACCCGCTGTCAGATGtctgggctctgcctggg GGGTCACTGGAGCCGGGCGAGACACTGCCACTGAAGCTCAAGTGGATCCTGCGCCGGGAGTTCTGGCCCCAGTTCCAGAACTTGCTGAAACAAGGCACTGAG GTACACAAGGGGTACCTCGATGACCCCCGCAACACGGATAATGCCTGGGTCGAGACGGTGGCCGTCAGTGTCCACTTCGACAACCAGAACGATGTGGAGATGAAGCGGCTGAATTCG TTCCTCCAAGGCTGCGACCCGGAGCTGTGCGTCCGCTGGCAGGTGCTGGACAAGAGGATCCCCCTGCACGCCAACCACAAGGAGCTCCTGCACAAGGTCTCAACTCTCCTCGGCGCCTATTACTGA